The following proteins are co-located in the Aurantiacibacter atlanticus genome:
- a CDS encoding DUF1153 domain-containing protein: protein MIENQKIRPAQVIGPLGEPLTIDDLPSPKTKRWVVRRKAEVVAAVNGGLLTIDEVLERYGLTLEEFAGWQRAVDRSGMQGLRVTRIQHYRDLYERQLKY from the coding sequence ATGATCGAGAACCAGAAAATTCGACCGGCGCAGGTTATCGGCCCCCTTGGAGAGCCGTTGACCATCGATGATTTGCCGTCCCCCAAGACCAAGCGCTGGGTTGTCCGTCGCAAGGCGGAAGTTGTTGCTGCGGTCAATGGCGGTTTGCTCACGATTGACGAGGTTCTTGAGCGCTATGGCTTGACGCTGGAAGAATTTGCCGGGTGGCAGCGCGCCGTCGATCGTTCGGGCATGCAAGGCCTTCGTGTGACCCGCATCCAGCATTATCGCGACCTCTACGAACGCCAGTTGAAATACTGA
- a CDS encoding DUF445 domain-containing protein, which produces MRISATVMLVAMAAIFFGSHQVLGVNPAWGYVNAFAEAAMVGGLADWFAVTALFRHPLGLPIPHTAIIPRNKDRIADTMAEFLRSNFLTPVVVARRMREMNLAQAAGDYLATRGDTEQGRIRAGAGQLLVELLESLDPDRLGLQVKAGLARQAKRLDIAPLLGRVLETAIADNRHQPLIDSFIRWAGVALEDNEEMVREMVQARANALIRWTGLDEKLANSVLSGLYRLLAEIHVDPDHRVRIKAAEALTSLAHDLQHDAAMRAKVEQMKDDLLSNPAVSDWWMGVWERLRHALIDMLRNPDRVMSGQIGHSLAELGETLQTDTNLQVQINRFARRSLVGLVTRYGEQIVSLVSNTVKSWDADTITMRIERAVGRDLQFIRINGTLVGGLVGLSLHFLTEVM; this is translated from the coding sequence ATGCGCATCAGCGCAACAGTAATGCTGGTGGCAATGGCCGCCATTTTCTTCGGCTCGCATCAGGTTCTGGGCGTCAATCCCGCATGGGGTTATGTCAACGCCTTTGCAGAAGCCGCCATGGTTGGCGGGCTGGCAGACTGGTTCGCGGTGACAGCGCTGTTCCGCCACCCGCTTGGTCTGCCTATTCCGCATACGGCGATTATTCCCCGTAACAAGGATCGTATTGCCGATACGATGGCAGAATTCCTGCGCTCCAACTTCCTGACCCCGGTGGTGGTTGCGCGGCGCATGCGGGAGATGAACCTTGCGCAGGCGGCGGGTGATTATCTGGCCACGCGCGGCGATACAGAGCAAGGTCGCATCCGCGCCGGTGCAGGTCAATTGTTGGTGGAACTGCTCGAATCGCTCGATCCGGACCGCCTTGGCCTTCAGGTGAAAGCTGGTCTCGCGCGGCAGGCCAAAAGGCTCGATATCGCGCCGCTTCTGGGCCGCGTGCTCGAAACCGCCATTGCGGATAATCGGCACCAACCTTTGATCGACAGCTTCATCCGCTGGGCTGGCGTAGCGCTGGAAGATAATGAGGAGATGGTCCGTGAAATGGTGCAGGCACGCGCCAATGCACTGATCCGCTGGACCGGACTTGACGAGAAGCTCGCCAATTCGGTGCTGTCGGGCCTCTATCGTCTGCTGGCAGAGATACATGTGGACCCGGACCATCGCGTGCGTATCAAGGCAGCAGAAGCGCTTACCAGCCTCGCCCATGATCTCCAGCATGATGCTGCGATGCGCGCCAAGGTAGAGCAGATGAAGGACGATTTGCTTTCCAATCCCGCCGTATCCGATTGGTGGATGGGTGTGTGGGAGAGATTGCGCCACGCATTGATAGACATGCTGCGCAATCCCGATCGCGTCATGTCGGGGCAGATTGGACACAGCCTCGCCGAACTTGGCGAGACGCTGCAAACCGACACAAATCTGCAGGTGCAGATCAACCGTTTTGCGCGGCGTAGCCTTGTCGGACTGGTCACGCGATACGGTGAACAGATTGTCAGCCTGGTCTCCAACACGGTGAAAAGCTGGGATGCAGATACGATCACCATGCGGATAGAGCGCGCTGTGGGTCGCGATCTGCAATTTATTCGTATCAATGGCACGCTGGTTGGCGGGCTGGTGGGCCTGTCGCTGCATTTCCTGACCGAGGTTATGTGA
- a CDS encoding PhzF family phenazine biosynthesis protein, with protein MNGRGSIPYWHIDAFALAPFGGNQAAVVILDAWPSDDMMRSIAAENMFAETAFLVETPEGQADYALRWFTPTAEVALCGHATLASGHAILSSDDRRDSVTFSTRQADILEVVRAAESYELALPAIPTRQEPYVVAAALLGAEPLEVWRNPDGYNIFLYPDAEAIRALQPDLRGLAKLGEEQFICTAPGPAGSIDVDVVSRVFVPGAGVDEDSFTGSAHAVLTPFWTARLGREEFTAFQASERGGHATCQLEDDLAILGGDCFTMVEGRFYPEG; from the coding sequence ATGAACGGACGCGGTTCCATACCCTATTGGCACATCGATGCCTTTGCTCTCGCACCATTCGGCGGAAATCAGGCGGCAGTGGTCATCTTGGATGCCTGGCCGAGCGATGATATGATGCGTTCCATCGCTGCCGAAAACATGTTTGCGGAAACCGCCTTCCTCGTCGAAACTCCGGAAGGGCAGGCCGATTACGCCTTGCGCTGGTTCACCCCGACCGCGGAAGTGGCCCTGTGCGGCCATGCCACGCTCGCATCCGGACACGCCATATTGTCGTCTGACGATCGCCGCGACAGCGTGACTTTCTCAACCCGACAGGCGGACATATTGGAAGTGGTGCGTGCGGCGGAAAGTTATGAACTTGCGCTTCCGGCCATTCCCACCCGTCAGGAGCCTTACGTTGTGGCCGCTGCGCTATTGGGAGCAGAGCCGCTGGAAGTGTGGCGTAATCCCGATGGTTACAACATCTTCCTCTATCCCGATGCCGAAGCAATCCGCGCGCTGCAACCCGACCTTCGCGGCCTTGCCAAACTGGGAGAGGAACAGTTTATCTGCACTGCGCCCGGACCTGCCGGTTCGATCGATGTCGATGTCGTTAGCCGCGTTTTCGTTCCCGGTGCGGGTGTTGATGAAGACAGCTTCACCGGCTCCGCCCATGCTGTGCTGACACCTTTCTGGACCGCGCGGTTGGGGCGCGAAGAATTTACCGCTTTTCAGGCGTCAGAGCGGGGCGGACATGCAACCTGCCAGCTGGAAGATGATCTCGCCATACTGGGCGGCGACTGCTTTACCATGGTTGAGGGACGCTTCTATCCCGAAGGATAA
- a CDS encoding serine hydrolase domain-containing protein, with amino-acid sequence MPRRTPPSRLFAFTPIASALVLAISACSQDGPPPEPPIDPEVLETVVVEPGISREALARAVDDLFVLPGLGETRAVVIMHKGEIVAERYADGYDPDMRHVGWSMAKTVTGVIIGMMVADGRLRLNDPAPVPIWQRSGDPRGEITLRHLLQMRSGLQHDEMSEPVYNSAAVRMMYMDGRDDMAAWAQAQPLAHEPGSTFNYSTPTSVILADIATDLIAPEGTATQRQEAMSEFIDARLAVPLDMPSLVGEFDASGTLQGGSSVWATARDWARFGEFMRDGRSALGTQIVPRGWIDLMRTPSPAAPDYGAQLWLNRDSETRRDHLFAEQGPDTAFALVGHQGQYVIVSPQQRLTVVRLGKTDDSQRAALMDELAQIFALYPSG; translated from the coding sequence ATGCCGCGCCGCACACCCCCTAGCCGCCTCTTTGCTTTTACGCCAATAGCTAGCGCATTGGTGCTGGCGATTTCTGCCTGTTCTCAGGATGGACCTCCCCCTGAACCGCCGATAGATCCCGAGGTGCTGGAAACCGTTGTCGTGGAACCGGGCATCTCTCGAGAGGCGCTGGCCCGCGCCGTGGATGATCTCTTCGTCCTGCCCGGACTGGGTGAAACGCGCGCGGTTGTCATCATGCACAAGGGTGAAATCGTGGCGGAACGCTATGCTGATGGCTATGATCCGGACATGCGCCATGTCGGCTGGTCGATGGCAAAGACCGTCACCGGTGTCATCATTGGGATGATGGTCGCAGATGGCAGGCTTCGGCTGAATGACCCGGCGCCCGTGCCGATCTGGCAACGCAGCGGCGATCCCCGCGGAGAAATTACCCTGCGCCACCTGTTACAGATGCGTTCCGGCCTGCAGCATGACGAGATGTCAGAACCGGTCTACAATTCTGCCGCAGTGCGCATGATGTATATGGATGGCCGTGACGACATGGCCGCATGGGCGCAGGCGCAACCGCTGGCGCATGAACCGGGATCAACGTTCAACTATTCGACACCCACCAGCGTCATACTCGCCGATATTGCCACTGATCTGATCGCACCCGAAGGCACGGCAACGCAGCGGCAAGAGGCCATGAGCGAATTTATCGACGCACGGCTGGCTGTCCCACTCGACATGCCATCATTGGTCGGAGAATTCGATGCATCAGGCACATTGCAGGGCGGAAGCAGTGTATGGGCGACGGCGCGCGATTGGGCGCGATTTGGTGAATTCATGCGCGATGGCCGGTCCGCTTTGGGAACGCAGATCGTTCCGCGCGGCTGGATTGATTTAATGCGCACGCCCAGCCCAGCGGCCCCGGATTACGGCGCGCAACTATGGCTTAACCGCGATTCAGAGACGAGACGCGATCATCTTTTTGCCGAACAGGGACCAGACACCGCCTTTGCCTTGGTCGGCCATCAAGGCCAATATGTCATTGTATCGCCGCAACAGCGGCTGACCGTCGTCAGGCTGGGCAAGACCGACGATTCCCAGCGGGCAGCCCTGATGGACGAGCTGGCGCAGATTTTCGCGCTTTATCCTTCGGGATAG
- a CDS encoding GNAT family N-acetyltransferase gives MTFAPMIVTERLELWLPRAADLRPLFDIISQPETMRFLGPSATIEDHFMRFCRNAGCWQLYGYGMFILRERGAQGGKSPIIGNCGIFHSIRGIGEDFDDRAEAAWIIGAGFTGQGYAGEAMRAVLDWFDAEHRAEVMCMIAPGNAASLRLADRLGFASLHDSRLPDGDEVRLFRRPPPSG, from the coding sequence GTGACCTTCGCGCCAATGATCGTGACAGAGCGGCTGGAGCTCTGGCTGCCACGGGCGGCAGATCTGAGGCCCCTGTTCGATATAATTTCCCAGCCCGAAACAATGCGGTTCCTCGGCCCGAGCGCCACGATTGAAGATCATTTCATGCGGTTCTGCCGCAATGCAGGCTGCTGGCAGCTTTACGGCTATGGGATGTTCATCCTGCGTGAACGGGGCGCGCAAGGTGGCAAGTCGCCGATCATCGGCAATTGCGGCATATTCCATTCAATTCGCGGCATTGGAGAGGATTTTGATGATCGCGCAGAAGCCGCCTGGATAATCGGCGCCGGATTTACCGGCCAGGGTTATGCGGGCGAGGCCATGCGAGCCGTGCTGGATTGGTTCGATGCTGAACATCGGGCCGAAGTCATGTGCATGATTGCACCGGGCAATGCGGCATCGCTGCGGCTGGCAGACCGTCTGGGCTTCGCGTCATTGCACGATAGCAGGCTACCGGATGGCGATGAGGTACGGCTGTTTCGCCGCCCGCCGCCATCCGGCTGA
- the mnmA gene encoding tRNA 2-thiouridine(34) synthase MnmA has translation MCSTTATIPELPVSVNAEALFDLPRPAADCRIVVAMSGGVDSSVVAALAAKSGAEVIGITLQLYDYGAATGRKGACCAGDDIRDARMVADRLGMAHYVFDHESAFREDVVETFADEYLAGRTPIPCIRCNMGPKFTDLLRMARELGADCLATGHYVRRIMGESGAQLHRALDPARDQSYFLYGTTQEQLDYLRFPLGGMPKSEVRTIAEGFGLAVAAKPDSQDICFVPDGDYASIVKKMRPEGGRAGQIVHAESGELLGEHPGIIHYTVGQRRGLDVGGQPEPLYVVALNADKAEVRVGPKRLLAVGAALVVETNRIGSLPDQPLSAKVRSLAKPVPITLEGKLGDGGNVSIRFATPEFGVSPGQAAVIYADERVVGGGWIDSTTSAV, from the coding sequence ATGTGCAGCACTACCGCCACGATTCCCGAATTGCCGGTTTCGGTTAACGCCGAAGCCCTGTTCGACCTGCCGCGACCAGCTGCAGACTGCCGGATTGTTGTCGCGATGTCGGGTGGGGTGGACAGTTCTGTTGTGGCAGCACTCGCTGCAAAAAGCGGAGCCGAGGTGATCGGCATTACGCTCCAGCTATATGATTATGGCGCGGCTACGGGACGCAAGGGTGCCTGTTGCGCTGGCGATGATATTCGCGATGCGCGGATGGTGGCAGACAGGCTTGGTATGGCGCATTACGTGTTCGACCATGAAAGCGCCTTTCGTGAAGACGTGGTTGAAACATTCGCCGACGAATATCTTGCCGGACGCACACCAATTCCCTGCATTCGCTGCAATATGGGGCCGAAATTCACCGACCTTCTGCGCATGGCGCGTGAACTTGGTGCCGATTGCCTAGCTACGGGCCATTATGTGCGCCGCATCATGGGCGAAAGTGGCGCCCAATTGCACCGCGCGCTCGATCCGGCGCGTGATCAGTCCTATTTCCTTTATGGCACAACGCAGGAACAGCTCGATTACCTGCGATTCCCGCTCGGTGGCATGCCCAAAAGCGAAGTTCGCACGATTGCAGAAGGGTTTGGACTGGCCGTGGCAGCCAAGCCTGACAGTCAGGATATCTGTTTCGTACCTGATGGCGATTATGCCAGTATCGTCAAGAAGATGCGCCCCGAAGGCGGGCGCGCCGGACAAATCGTCCACGCCGAATCGGGCGAGTTGCTGGGAGAACATCCGGGAATCATCCATTACACCGTCGGCCAGCGGCGCGGATTGGATGTGGGCGGACAGCCTGAACCGCTTTATGTCGTCGCACTCAATGCGGACAAAGCTGAAGTGCGTGTAGGGCCAAAGCGCCTGCTTGCGGTCGGTGCAGCTCTGGTGGTCGAAACCAATCGCATCGGCTCGCTACCCGATCAGCCGCTGTCAGCCAAAGTCCGATCGCTGGCAAAACCCGTTCCGATCACGCTGGAAGGCAAACTGGGTGATGGCGGCAATGTTTCAATCCGTTTCGCCACGCCAGAGTTTGGGGTGTCGCCGGGCCAGGCAGCGGTGATCTATGCAGATGAACGCGTGGTGGGCGGCGGCTGGATCGATTCGACGACATCAGCCGTCTAG
- a CDS encoding efflux RND transporter permease subunit: protein MNFRNISAWSIRNPIVPILAFAGLMLAGLLSFSRMDVQNEPDIEFPVVVISISQPGAAPSEVVNQITQRVEAAVQTLDGVENINSTASEGSSFTFIEFAIGTDIAESVNEVKSEIDNIRGELPDGILEPRVSKRQTSSQPIVSFGVTADDMTLEQLSWFIDDTVTKRLLSVEGLAEVSRSGGVDREILVILDPARMQSLGVTASQVNSVLRQLNINAAGGQAEIAGSRQSVRVLGNADDAYDLSQTLINLGSGRSIKLADIAQVKDSVGEVRTLAKVNGKQVVTFSFTRARGESDVRVYDDAIEVLQELEEANPGVTFTRLFTQVDYTKAQYASSMALLVEGALLAVVVVFLFLRDWRATMIAALAIPLSAIPTFYFMEAWFGFSLNTLSLLALGLVAGVLVDDAIVEIENIVRHMRMGKSAYQASIDAADEIGLPVVATTLCIVAVFLPVGLMPGISGEFFKNFGLTVVASVLMSLAVARLITPMAAAYFLKAKGHAVHGEGPMMDRYMKTLRWSVDDSSFRAMRHRIGYSPTRWQFHIASLAIGLFLLVILPALLAPGFELPAVLMILLLALPSYIIGVLISMVFGLLLGRMIGYDANTYVARARYTGARFLDHRIWMMLVGVVALVLTVIIAANVPQQFFPDNDSDFSRVSISMVPGTTLEQTEVVVDRVSARLSEEQEVALALGTFSEGSGRISLVLRDDRERSSLDFERELTPVLQNIPDARINFQNNQGGGGGTGRAISIMLAGSDPEALTEAANVLVEQMATVEGAVAPRIDYDLQRPELIITPREDLAASLGVTTSALSQAIRIATLGDIDQNAAKFSLSDRQIPIRVRLAESARRDLSTIENLPVPTSTGGSVPLSRVAEITLGMGPTSIERYNQNRRVFVGVDIAPNVARGTVLNAINALPIMENLPTGVSNLPVGADEWQAQLINDFIIAVVTGLLLVFSVLVLLYRRVVSPLVNMSSLALAPLGGFIALVVAGLIKSGQPMPISLPVFIGMLMLLGIVAKNSILLIDFAIEEMDAGADKLTAIIEAGHKRAQPIIMTTVAMTAGMVPTALSLSGDSAWRAPMGTVVIGGLILSTALTLVIVPAGFSLADGLERRLGPWLRQRLLTYNPGDEAAHPIAPQPAE, encoded by the coding sequence ATGAATTTCCGCAACATCTCTGCCTGGTCGATCCGCAATCCGATCGTCCCCATTCTGGCCTTTGCCGGTTTGATGCTAGCGGGTCTCCTGTCCTTTTCACGGATGGATGTTCAAAACGAACCGGACATTGAATTTCCCGTTGTCGTCATCAGTATTTCACAACCTGGTGCCGCGCCCTCCGAAGTCGTGAACCAGATCACCCAGAGGGTCGAGGCAGCGGTCCAGACACTCGACGGGGTGGAGAATATCAACTCCACAGCTTCAGAAGGCAGTTCCTTCACCTTCATCGAATTTGCCATCGGCACTGACATCGCCGAATCGGTGAATGAAGTGAAAAGCGAGATAGACAATATTCGCGGTGAACTGCCTGACGGCATATTGGAGCCGCGGGTGAGCAAGCGACAGACAAGCTCTCAGCCAATCGTGTCTTTCGGCGTAACCGCTGACGATATGACGCTTGAACAATTGAGCTGGTTTATCGACGACACGGTGACCAAGCGCCTGCTTTCGGTCGAAGGGCTGGCAGAGGTTAGCCGCAGCGGCGGTGTCGATCGCGAAATCCTTGTAATTCTTGATCCGGCGCGGATGCAGTCGCTTGGCGTAACAGCCAGCCAGGTGAACAGCGTGTTGCGCCAGCTAAACATCAATGCGGCCGGTGGACAGGCCGAAATCGCGGGATCACGCCAATCGGTACGGGTGCTGGGCAATGCAGATGATGCCTATGATCTTTCGCAAACGCTCATCAATCTGGGGAGCGGTCGATCAATCAAACTGGCCGATATTGCGCAGGTCAAGGATTCTGTCGGTGAAGTCCGCACGCTTGCCAAGGTCAATGGCAAACAGGTTGTCACATTTTCCTTCACGCGTGCCCGCGGCGAAAGCGATGTGCGGGTGTATGACGATGCAATTGAAGTCCTTCAGGAATTGGAAGAAGCCAATCCGGGTGTGACCTTTACGCGCCTTTTCACACAGGTGGATTATACCAAGGCCCAATATGCAAGCTCCATGGCTTTGCTGGTCGAGGGCGCATTGCTCGCTGTGGTGGTGGTGTTCCTCTTCCTGCGCGATTGGCGCGCAACCATGATCGCGGCGCTCGCCATCCCCCTTTCGGCAATCCCGACCTTTTATTTCATGGAGGCCTGGTTCGGCTTTTCCCTGAATACGCTGTCGCTCCTGGCGCTTGGCCTTGTGGCCGGGGTGTTGGTCGATGATGCTATCGTGGAAATCGAGAACATCGTTCGGCACATGCGCATGGGCAAAAGCGCATATCAGGCGAGTATCGATGCAGCGGATGAAATCGGCCTTCCGGTTGTCGCCACCACGCTATGTATCGTTGCCGTCTTCCTTCCTGTGGGCCTTATGCCCGGCATCTCCGGAGAGTTTTTCAAGAATTTCGGCCTTACGGTCGTCGCCTCTGTTCTTATGAGCCTTGCCGTCGCGCGTCTGATCACGCCCATGGCTGCTGCCTATTTCCTCAAGGCTAAGGGGCACGCCGTCCATGGCGAAGGTCCGATGATGGACCGCTATATGAAAACCCTGCGTTGGTCTGTCGATGACAGCAGCTTCCGGGCGATGCGGCACCGTATTGGGTATTCACCCACGCGCTGGCAGTTCCACATCGCCTCGCTTGCGATCGGCCTGTTCCTTCTTGTGATCCTGCCCGCCCTGCTGGCTCCCGGATTTGAACTGCCGGCTGTTCTCATGATTCTTTTACTGGCCTTGCCTTCATACATCATCGGGGTGCTGATCAGCATGGTGTTTGGATTGCTGCTGGGCCGCATGATTGGCTATGATGCCAATACCTACGTCGCACGAGCCCGCTACACAGGGGCGAGATTTCTCGATCACCGTATCTGGATGATGCTCGTCGGCGTGGTCGCCCTTGTTCTAACGGTCATCATCGCTGCCAATGTGCCGCAGCAATTTTTTCCTGACAATGACAGCGATTTCAGCCGGGTCAGTATTTCAATGGTCCCCGGAACGACGCTGGAGCAAACCGAGGTGGTGGTTGATCGCGTATCCGCCCGATTGAGCGAGGAACAGGAAGTCGCACTGGCTCTGGGCACATTCAGCGAAGGGTCGGGCCGCATCAGCCTTGTCCTGCGCGACGATCGTGAGCGAAGCAGTCTCGATTTCGAACGCGAACTCACGCCAGTGCTGCAGAACATCCCCGATGCCCGCATCAATTTCCAGAACAATCAGGGCGGCGGAGGCGGCACCGGCCGCGCAATTTCGATCATGCTGGCCGGATCGGATCCCGAAGCCCTTACCGAAGCCGCAAATGTTCTGGTCGAACAGATGGCGACTGTCGAAGGGGCGGTGGCGCCCCGCATCGATTACGATCTTCAGCGGCCAGAGCTGATTATCACGCCGCGGGAGGATCTGGCTGCCAGCCTAGGCGTGACAACATCGGCCCTGAGCCAGGCGATCCGCATTGCGACGCTGGGTGACATCGATCAGAACGCTGCCAAATTCTCGCTGTCTGACAGGCAAATCCCTATCCGAGTGCGCCTTGCAGAAAGCGCGCGGCGTGACTTGTCGACGATAGAAAATTTGCCTGTTCCCACGTCCACCGGCGGCTCTGTGCCGCTCAGCCGCGTGGCTGAGATTACACTGGGAATGGGCCCCACTTCGATTGAACGCTACAACCAGAACCGGCGCGTTTTCGTAGGGGTCGACATTGCACCCAACGTCGCGCGTGGTACCGTGCTTAATGCCATTAACGCCCTGCCAATCATGGAAAATCTTCCTACCGGTGTTTCAAACTTGCCCGTCGGCGCGGATGAATGGCAGGCTCAGTTGATCAATGATTTCATTATCGCCGTGGTCACTGGCCTGCTGCTTGTGTTTTCTGTGCTGGTGCTTCTCTATCGCCGGGTTGTCTCCCCCCTTGTGAACATGAGTTCGCTGGCGCTCGCTCCGTTGGGCGGATTCATCGCATTGGTCGTGGCCGGCCTCATCAAGAGCGGCCAGCCCATGCCGATTTCACTGCCGGTCTTTATCGGGATGCTGATGTTGTTGGGGATCGTCGCCAAGAATTCCATCCTCCTGATTGATTTCGCAATCGAGGAAATGGACGCTGGGGCAGACAAGCTTACAGCCATTATTGAGGCGGGTCACAAACGCGCCCAGCCTATCATCATGACCACGGTCGCCATGACGGCCGGAATGGTGCCGACTGCGCTTTCGCTTTCGGGAGATTCGGCCTGGCGCGCGCCCATGGGTACGGTGGTGATCGGTGGTTTGATCTTGTCGACCGCTTTGACGCTGGTGATTGTGCCTGCGGGCTTCAGCCTTGCAGACGGGCTTGAACGAAGACTCGGCCCATGGCTGCGTCAGCGTTTGCTGACCTATAATCCGGGTGATGAGGCGGCCCATCCGATTGCGCCGCAGCCTGCCGAGTGA
- a CDS encoding GlsB/YeaQ/YmgE family stress response membrane protein → MGWIATIILGGIAGWLASMVMSRDASMGIFWNIIVGVIGGIIGSAIGNVTGFLTDDAGWIMYLITAFVGAVVLLAIANLVQRGRVR, encoded by the coding sequence ATGGGTTGGATTGCAACTATCATACTTGGCGGCATCGCTGGCTGGCTGGCCAGCATGGTAATGAGCCGTGATGCATCGATGGGCATTTTCTGGAACATCATTGTTGGCGTGATCGGTGGCATCATCGGTAGCGCGATTGGCAATGTCACTGGATTCCTCACCGACGACGCCGGTTGGATCATGTATCTGATAACAGCATTTGTCGGCGCCGTTGTGCTGCTCGCAATCGCAAACCTCGTCCAGCGTGGCAGGGTGCGCTAA
- a CDS encoding efflux RND transporter periplasmic adaptor subunit — protein sequence MNFETSVTNTDTPQTIGVDVGAETDALADDGQRASKRRLWVVIAFLIGGTIIAAFMLSAGEEEVPFAPTEGSTLPAVTVLVPGSGTLQGVINATGTLAARREMPVGVVGEGGRVASVPVEAGDWVRAGQVLAVIDRSVQNQQADAQRAQVDVAQADADLAQANLDRALQLVERGFISQADIDRLTATRDAAAARVQVARAQLAERRARNAQLNIVAPAAGLLLTRNVEPGQVVSPGSGTLFAIARGGEMELLARVGEGELGQLSVGTGGTLTPVGTEQTFACQIWQKSPVIDEQTRQGTARCALSYDPALRPGGFASVQFASGTTTSPRLPESAILSDDAGSYVFILDEQNIVVRRPIGIGSISDAGIVVASGLSGDERVVLRAGGFLTEGDEVRPVTETAD from the coding sequence ATGAATTTCGAAACGAGTGTGACGAACACCGATACACCGCAGACTATCGGGGTGGATGTCGGTGCTGAAACGGACGCCCTCGCGGACGATGGGCAGCGCGCAAGCAAGCGCCGCCTGTGGGTCGTCATTGCATTTCTCATTGGTGGCACGATCATTGCTGCATTCATGCTTTCAGCCGGGGAGGAGGAAGTGCCCTTTGCCCCTACCGAAGGCAGCACGCTTCCGGCCGTGACAGTGCTGGTCCCTGGCTCGGGCACGCTGCAAGGCGTGATAAATGCAACTGGTACGTTGGCTGCGCGCCGGGAAATGCCCGTGGGCGTTGTCGGCGAAGGCGGGCGCGTGGCATCCGTTCCCGTCGAGGCGGGCGATTGGGTGCGCGCGGGACAGGTGCTCGCCGTGATCGATCGTTCAGTTCAGAATCAGCAGGCCGATGCGCAGCGCGCTCAGGTAGATGTAGCGCAGGCGGATGCCGATCTGGCGCAGGCCAATCTTGATCGCGCGCTGCAATTGGTGGAGCGCGGCTTTATCAGCCAGGCGGATATCGACCGGCTGACCGCTACGCGCGATGCCGCCGCAGCGCGGGTGCAGGTGGCCCGTGCACAACTGGCGGAGCGCCGTGCACGCAATGCCCAGCTTAACATCGTTGCTCCGGCAGCAGGACTTCTGCTCACCCGCAATGTTGAGCCCGGTCAGGTTGTCAGCCCCGGTTCGGGAACGCTGTTTGCGATTGCGCGCGGCGGGGAAATGGAATTGCTCGCCCGCGTCGGAGAGGGTGAACTGGGCCAGCTTTCTGTCGGTACCGGGGGCACGTTGACGCCGGTCGGGACAGAGCAGACATTTGCTTGCCAGATTTGGCAGAAATCGCCCGTTATCGATGAACAAACCCGCCAGGGAACGGCGCGCTGCGCGCTTTCCTATGATCCGGCGCTGCGCCCGGGCGGTTTTGCCAGCGTGCAATTTGCCAGCGGCACAACCACTTCGCCGCGACTGCCCGAAAGTGCGATCCTGTCTGATGACGCCGGCTCCTACGTCTTTATTCTCGATGAGCAGAATATCGTTGTACGCCGCCCGATTGGAATCGGATCGATCAGCGATGCAGGTATTGTCGTCGCTTCCGGCCTTTCGGGCGATGAACGGGTAGTGTTGCGTGCTGGCGGTTTCCTCACCGAAGGTGACGAAGTGCGCCCCGTAACCGAAACGGCGGATTAA